A region of Candidatus Poribacteria bacterium DNA encodes the following proteins:
- a CDS encoding Rrf2 family transcriptional regulator: MRISSKARYALLAMCELASQPGETLSVAALAERQNIPHTFLEQLLLRLKRAGLTTSRRGPDGGYTLAENADRIRIGDIYTAIEGPIDLRADSREAGCADTERAAESVWQELEDAVLERLNGITLQDVADRSAQTTQEPVVAHNFTFSI; this comes from the coding sequence ATGCGGATCTCATCGAAGGCTCGGTACGCGCTCCTGGCGATGTGCGAGCTCGCCTCGCAGCCGGGCGAAACCCTGTCCGTCGCCGCTCTGGCGGAGCGTCAGAACATCCCGCACACCTTCTTGGAACAGCTCCTCCTGCGGCTCAAGCGCGCCGGGCTCACGACCAGTCGGCGAGGACCCGACGGCGGCTACACCCTCGCCGAGAACGCCGACCGCATCCGCATCGGGGACATCTACACCGCGATCGAGGGACCCATCGACCTGCGCGCCGACTCGCGCGAAGCCGGCTGCGCGGACACCGAGCGAGCGGCGGAGAGCGTGTGGCAGGAGCTCGAAGACGCTGTGCTCGAACGGCTCAACGGCATCACGCTCCAAGACGTGGCGGATCGGTCGGCGCAGACGACTCAGGAACCCGTCGTGGCGCACAACTTCACCTTCTCGATCTAG
- a CDS encoding phosphoadenylyl-sulfate reductase yields the protein MSLPRFGWRSVWGPRNGSSPCCATRESATSAWRSISRSRSAAAEKEVNRRRVFRHVRNACARTRKRSTMAGQLAPSGAADDFDRIAGFAQQFAGADPSDVLRWARSRYAPELAIVSNYGPGTLVAIHLMAEIDATVPVIHLNTGFEFPETEAVGERLRERYGVEIIEVVPELTVDQQAEKYGRDLFRTDADFCCHMRKVEPLANALSGYRAWVTGIRRTQSETRQDARIVEWDLRHDMVKVNPLAEWSRDDVWAFIRKHGIPYNELHDRGYASIGCTHCTRPVTEGEDERSGRWSGTAKRECGIHMAHFAPTSRAQVRQRHTA from the coding sequence ATGTCTTTGCCTCGCTTCGGGTGGCGGAGCGTCTGGGGCCCAAGAAACGGGTCGTCACCGTGTTGTGCGACACGGGAGAGCGCTACTTCAGCTTGGCGAAGCATTTCGAGAAGTCGTAGCGCGGCGGCAGAGAAAGAGGTCAACCGCCGGAGGGTTTTCCGGCACGTGCGGAACGCGTGTGCGCGAACGAGGAAGAGGTCAACCATGGCAGGGCAGCTCGCGCCATCAGGCGCTGCTGACGATTTCGACAGGATCGCGGGTTTCGCGCAGCAGTTCGCCGGCGCGGATCCGTCGGACGTGCTCCGGTGGGCGCGCTCGCGCTATGCGCCGGAGCTCGCCATCGTGTCCAACTACGGTCCGGGAACGCTCGTGGCGATCCACCTGATGGCGGAGATCGACGCCACGGTACCCGTGATCCATCTGAACACCGGCTTCGAGTTCCCGGAGACGGAGGCGGTCGGTGAGCGGCTTCGCGAGCGCTACGGAGTAGAGATCATCGAGGTCGTTCCTGAGTTGACGGTCGACCAGCAGGCGGAGAAGTATGGTCGCGACCTGTTCCGCACGGACGCCGACTTCTGCTGCCACATGCGGAAGGTCGAACCCCTGGCGAACGCGCTGTCGGGCTATCGCGCGTGGGTCACAGGCATCCGGCGAACCCAATCGGAGACGCGACAGGACGCCCGGATCGTCGAGTGGGACCTGCGGCACGACATGGTGAAGGTCAACCCGCTCGCCGAGTGGAGCCGGGACGACGTGTGGGCGTTCATCCGCAAGCACGGCATCCCGTACAATGAGCTGCACGACCGAGGCTACGCGAGCATCGGGTGCACACACTGCACGCGTCCCGTCACGGAAGGCGAGGACGAGCGCTCCGGTCGATGGAGCGGCACGGCAAAGAGGGAATGCGGCATCCATATGGCGCACTTCGCGCCGACGTCGCGCGCGCAGGTTCGGCAACGGCACACCGCATAG
- a CDS encoding MoaD/ThiS family protein: MALVRIPTPLRRLTAGQAEVTADGDTIAAIIDDLESKHAGIKARICDDSGAIRRFVNIYLNNEDVRFLKGAETPVAANDEVSIIPAIAGGSIPSKG; the protein is encoded by the coding sequence GTGGCTCTGGTTCGCATCCCGACTCCGCTTCGACGACTGACCGCCGGACAGGCGGAAGTGACCGCCGACGGCGATACCATCGCCGCCATCATCGACGATCTCGAATCGAAGCACGCCGGCATCAAGGCGCGCATCTGCGACGACAGCGGCGCGATCCGCCGGTTCGTCAACATCTACCTGAACAACGAGGACGTCCGGTTCCTCAAGGGAGCCGAGACCCCCGTCGCGGCTAACGACGAGGTCTCGATCATTCCCGCGATCGCCGGGGGCTCGATCCCATCGAAGGGATGA
- the cysK gene encoding cysteine synthase A, protein MTRSAIANVLGLIGSTPLVRLNSLPERGCAEILAKLESHNPGGSIKDRIALSMVIDAEQRGAIRPGATIVEPTAGNTGLGLAIVAQSRGYRAILTMPENVSVEKRTLLTTFGAEIVLTPESDGMAGSIWEAEEILRRTKNAFMPNQFRNPANPAIHRQTTGREILEATQGQIDTFVTGVGTGGTLTGVGQALREHILGVKIVAVEPAASAILSGGRPGPTRIDGLGAGFVPEVLDASLIDEVIAVGEQDAYDTMCAISRSEGLLVGMSAGANVFASLRVAERLGPKKRVVTVLCDTGERYFSLAKHFEKS, encoded by the coding sequence GTGACGCGCAGCGCTATTGCGAACGTGCTGGGATTGATCGGGAGCACCCCGCTGGTGCGACTGAACAGCCTCCCAGAGCGCGGATGTGCGGAGATACTTGCGAAGCTCGAATCACACAATCCCGGCGGGAGCATCAAGGACCGCATCGCGCTGTCGATGGTGATCGACGCGGAGCAGCGCGGGGCGATCCGTCCGGGAGCCACCATCGTCGAGCCGACCGCTGGGAACACGGGGTTGGGGCTCGCCATCGTCGCGCAGTCACGGGGCTATCGGGCGATCCTGACGATGCCCGAGAACGTGAGTGTCGAGAAGCGGACGCTCCTGACGACCTTCGGGGCAGAGATCGTGCTGACGCCCGAATCGGACGGCATGGCGGGTTCCATCTGGGAGGCGGAGGAGATTCTTCGCCGGACGAAGAACGCGTTCATGCCGAACCAGTTTCGGAACCCGGCGAATCCGGCGATCCATCGACAGACGACGGGTAGAGAGATCCTCGAGGCGACGCAGGGGCAGATCGACACCTTCGTGACGGGCGTCGGGACCGGCGGCACGCTGACGGGCGTCGGGCAGGCGCTGCGGGAGCACATCCTCGGTGTGAAGATCGTCGCCGTCGAACCGGCGGCGTCGGCGATCCTGTCGGGCGGCAGACCGGGTCCGACGCGGATCGACGGCTTGGGCGCGGGGTTCGTGCCCGAGGTGCTCGACGCGAGTCTGATCGACGAGGTCATCGCGGTGGGCGAGCAGGACGCCTACGACACGATGTGCGCGATCAGCCGGTCGGAAGGTCTGCTGGTCGGGATGAGCGCGGGAGCCAATGTCTTTGCCTCGCTTCGGGTGGCGGAGCGTCTGGGGCCCAAGAAACGGGTCGTCACCGTGTTGTGCGACACGGGAGAGCGCTACTTCAGCTTGGCGAAGCATTTCGAGAAGTCGTAG
- the cysC gene encoding adenylyl-sulfate kinase, with protein sequence MGKGFTVWFTGLSGAGKTTISNRLEALIRERGRNVEILDGDVVRTHLSKGLGFSKEDRDENIKRIAFVCKLLTRNGAATLAAAISPYREVRDYARAEIGNFVEVYVRCPLEVCIERDVKGLYKKALAGEIPQFTGVSDPYEEPLNPEVICDTDTETVEASAKKIIAKLDELGYL encoded by the coding sequence ATGGGTAAAGGCTTCACGGTCTGGTTCACAGGACTGTCCGGCGCAGGCAAGACGACGATCTCGAACCGCCTCGAAGCGCTCATCCGGGAACGCGGGCGAAACGTCGAGATTCTCGACGGCGATGTCGTCCGAACCCACCTGAGCAAAGGTCTGGGGTTCAGCAAGGAAGACCGCGACGAGAACATCAAGCGGATCGCGTTCGTCTGCAAGCTCCTCACGCGCAACGGCGCGGCGACCCTCGCGGCCGCGATCTCGCCCTACCGCGAGGTGCGCGACTACGCGCGGGCGGAGATCGGCAACTTCGTCGAGGTGTACGTCCGGTGCCCGCTGGAGGTGTGCATCGAGCGGGACGTGAAGGGGCTCTACAAGAAGGCGCTCGCGGGCGAGATCCCGCAGTTCACCGGCGTTTCCGACCCCTACGAAGAGCCGCTGAACCCCGAAGTCATCTGCGACACGGATACAGAGACGGTCGAGGCATCGGCGAAGAAGATCATCGCCAAACTGGACGAGCTCGGGTACCTGTAG